The following coding sequences lie in one Hydrogenophaga sp. PBL-H3 genomic window:
- a CDS encoding MotA/TolQ/ExbB proton channel family protein — MEPQLATSGIAHVWTQGDWVTRSVAIVLLLMSLATWIIILWKALDQRAQRRQAKGVEGFWHSADFAEGLDKLGDAEGNPFRAVALEGRESTRHILHKDGHNGSPPQRQLHDSLDVSDWVERSLRKSVDDFTARAQSGLSVLASVASTAPFVGLFGTVWGIYHALLSIGAAGQVSIDQVAGPIGEALIMTALGLLVAIPAVLGYNALVRGNKGISHQLNRFAHDLHAYFVTGARVTAGGDGKVLPMKKA, encoded by the coding sequence ATGGAACCGCAACTCGCAACTTCGGGCATTGCCCACGTCTGGACCCAGGGCGACTGGGTCACCCGCTCGGTGGCCATCGTGTTGCTGCTCATGTCGCTGGCCACCTGGATCATCATCCTGTGGAAGGCGCTGGACCAGCGCGCCCAGCGCCGCCAGGCCAAGGGCGTTGAAGGCTTCTGGCACAGCGCCGACTTCGCCGAAGGCCTGGACAAGCTCGGTGACGCCGAGGGCAACCCGTTTCGCGCCGTGGCCCTGGAAGGCCGCGAATCGACCCGCCATATCCTGCACAAAGATGGCCACAACGGCTCGCCGCCGCAGCGCCAGCTGCACGACAGCCTGGATGTGAGCGACTGGGTCGAGCGCTCGCTGCGCAAGAGCGTGGACGATTTCACCGCGCGCGCCCAGAGCGGCCTCTCGGTGCTGGCCTCGGTGGCCTCCACCGCGCCCTTCGTGGGCCTGTTCGGCACGGTCTGGGGTATTTACCACGCATTGCTGAGCATTGGCGCGGCTGGCCAGGTCAGCATCGACCAGGTGGCCGGTCCGATCGGCGAGGCACTGATCATGACCGCGCTGGGTCTGCTGGTGGCCATTCCAGCCGTGCTGGGCTACAACGCCCTGGTGCGCGGCAACAAGGGCATCAGCCACCAGCTCAACCGCTTCGCGCACGACCTGCACGCCTACTTCGTCACCGGCGCCCGCGTCACTGCGGGTGGTGATGGCAAGGTGCTGCCGATGAAGAAAGCCTGA
- a CDS encoding pre-peptidase C-terminal domain-containing protein, which produces MTKLVHVCTQRVLPAELMQFQPTVRSRGRTRAVMPLGKLWMNGSTLRVRFIGGTAAQQAKVREQALWWTAHANLHFDFNNAADAEIRISFDPGKGAWSYVGTDNRSIPLDQPTMNLGFMDGGTVAHEFGHAIGLAHEHQNPAGGIQWNEAAVIRDLSGPPNNWTEATIRHNVLNKYRADQVNGTTFDPDSVMLYFFPGSWVQSGVGTRANPVLSALDKAFIGGAKAYPKTAPTLLDAQELTIGALRRTSAAIGKAGEEDLFQFNVKTGGSHTVDTLGPTDVVMKLFGPDSPTAVIAEDDDSGVETNALIRSNLIPGRYYVQVRHYNKVSGMGNYSVKVRRT; this is translated from the coding sequence CATGCCGCTGGGCAAGCTCTGGATGAACGGCAGCACGCTGCGCGTGCGCTTCATCGGCGGCACCGCGGCACAGCAGGCCAAGGTGCGCGAGCAGGCGCTGTGGTGGACGGCCCACGCCAACCTGCATTTCGATTTCAACAACGCTGCGGATGCCGAGATCCGCATCAGCTTCGACCCGGGCAAGGGTGCGTGGTCCTACGTGGGCACCGACAACCGCAGCATTCCGCTGGACCAACCCACGATGAACCTGGGCTTCATGGACGGCGGCACCGTGGCGCACGAGTTTGGCCACGCCATTGGCCTGGCACACGAACACCAGAACCCGGCGGGCGGCATCCAGTGGAACGAAGCCGCCGTGATCCGCGACCTCTCGGGCCCACCCAACAACTGGACCGAAGCGACCATCCGACACAACGTGCTGAACAAGTACCGGGCCGATCAGGTCAACGGCACCACCTTCGACCCCGACTCGGTGATGCTGTATTTCTTTCCGGGCAGCTGGGTGCAGAGCGGCGTGGGCACGCGCGCCAACCCTGTGCTCTCCGCGCTGGACAAGGCGTTCATCGGGGGCGCCAAGGCCTACCCCAAGACCGCACCCACGCTGCTCGATGCACAAGAGCTGACGATAGGCGCCTTGCGCCGCACCTCGGCCGCCATCGGCAAGGCGGGCGAGGAAGACCTGTTCCAGTTCAACGTGAAGACCGGGGGCAGTCACACCGTAGACACCCTGGGTCCGACCGACGTGGTGATGAAACTCTTCGGCCCCGACAGCCCCACCGCGGTGATTGCCGAGGACGACGACAGCGGCGTGGAGACCAACGCGCTGATCCGCTCAAACCTCATCCCGGGCCGCTACTACGTGCAGGTGCGCCACTACAACAAGGTCAGCGGCATGGGGAACTACTCGGTGAAGGTGCGAAGGACCTGA
- a CDS encoding energy transducer TonB: MNPSSATLAQPFSSLPDAMPNRLHRRLAIVLAVVAFHVGALWALQSGLLKRAVELVIPVQVMAELIELPQPRIEPPAPTPAPAPPVAAPTPPRPRPQPVPQPVPQPVATPTPAPSTLAPVVPPSPPAPSTPTEPVVAAAPPSPPAPPAPPRIELPSSSADYLNNPRPPYPPLSKRLGEQGKVVVRVFIEADGTASRAEVRTSSGFERLDQTAVQTVLRWRYVPGKRAGVPEAMWFNVPINFVLE; encoded by the coding sequence ATGAACCCGTCCAGCGCCACCCTGGCGCAGCCCTTCTCCTCCCTGCCTGACGCCATGCCCAACCGCCTGCACCGCCGTCTGGCCATCGTGCTTGCGGTGGTTGCGTTTCACGTGGGCGCCCTGTGGGCACTGCAGAGCGGCTTGCTCAAGCGCGCCGTGGAACTGGTGATCCCGGTGCAGGTCATGGCCGAACTCATCGAGCTGCCGCAACCCCGGATCGAACCTCCTGCTCCTACTCCTGCGCCTGCCCCGCCGGTGGCCGCCCCCACGCCGCCCCGGCCCAGGCCGCAGCCGGTACCTCAGCCCGTGCCGCAACCAGTGGCAACACCCACGCCAGCACCCTCCACGCTGGCGCCCGTGGTGCCACCCAGCCCGCCCGCGCCGTCCACACCCACGGAGCCGGTGGTGGCCGCGGCGCCACCGTCCCCGCCCGCGCCCCCGGCACCACCCCGCATCGAACTGCCGTCGAGCAGCGCCGACTACCTCAACAACCCGCGCCCGCCCTACCCGCCGCTGTCCAAGCGCCTGGGTGAACAAGGCAAGGTCGTGGTGCGCGTTTTCATTGAAGCGGACGGCACCGCCTCGCGGGCTGAGGTGCGCACCTCCAGCGGCTTCGAACGCCTGGACCAGACGGCCGTGCAGACCGTGCTGCGCTGGCGCTACGTGCCCGGCAAGCGCGCCGGCGTGCCCGAGGCCATGTGGTTCAACGTGCCGATCAATTTTGTTTTGGAATAA
- a CDS encoding TonB-dependent receptor, whose amino-acid sequence MLLAGSLSAMAQSTPSDTLPTVTVREQADVPQTKNSLRTTESGIGKGNQALRDIPQSVTVMTERLIDDRNLDDFREVLRTTAGVTFQAGETGEEDVRLRGFSLGQAGDIYTDGIRDGALYERDTFNNDRVEVLKGSASMLFGKGSTGGVVNQVSKQPFLLDQHEVTTTLGTGREARLTGDFNFMTGEDSAFRLNAMVHEENNYGAKVSKRGIAPTYRWGIGSRDEFSVGLYHLESEGRPNYNHPWFTQNGVIQPTLSARNYYGLASDHLNTSADYVTLSHTHRFDRQNSLTTRVRHGRYERDLWASVIGFRPAAEQPGGVAVSPSTLGPNTVLGRTPKGRIGVSETTQIQSDFVGTFNGLGKKHDLLAGLDLYQDDARRANSFAGANSGLTTTVGTPNDGDSRADLRGAVPFNTFDARNIGLYVQDTVSLTSTVKLIGGLRYDNFRATYVTNTGVANDVSANLWSPRVGATFQPDDDTSYYVSFGTSFNTSGDTYQFTPGAPNTRDANTPPEKSRNLEIGGKFELFEKRASLGAALFYSEKYNERNTDPDTASQQQLLSGKRHAAGMEFNLSGRITPKWDIFYNHTWIPSAKIDQSNVARNAAGTGAQVQGDRPALTPKHSASLWTTYLVLPKLRVGGGLNYRGKQSPEGARHLVADSFVTFDAMAEYTITETTTLKLNVTNLTDELYADSLYRGFYVPGAARSVQLTLKKLF is encoded by the coding sequence ATGCTCCTGGCCGGCTCGCTGAGCGCCATGGCACAAAGCACACCGTCCGACACCCTGCCCACCGTTACCGTGCGCGAGCAGGCCGATGTGCCGCAAACCAAAAACAGTTTGCGCACCACCGAGAGCGGCATCGGCAAAGGCAACCAGGCGCTGCGCGACATCCCCCAATCAGTGACGGTGATGACCGAGCGCCTGATCGACGACCGCAACCTCGACGACTTTCGCGAGGTGCTGCGCACCACCGCCGGCGTGACTTTCCAGGCCGGCGAGACGGGCGAGGAAGACGTGCGCCTGCGCGGCTTCTCGCTGGGCCAGGCCGGCGACATCTACACCGACGGCATCCGCGACGGCGCGCTCTACGAGCGTGACACCTTCAACAACGACCGCGTGGAAGTGCTCAAGGGCTCGGCGTCCATGCTGTTCGGCAAGGGCTCCACCGGCGGCGTGGTCAACCAGGTCAGCAAGCAGCCGTTTTTGCTGGACCAGCACGAGGTGACCACCACGCTGGGCACCGGCCGCGAAGCCCGCCTGACCGGCGACTTCAATTTCATGACCGGCGAAGACTCGGCTTTCCGACTCAACGCCATGGTGCACGAGGAAAACAACTATGGAGCCAAGGTGAGCAAGCGCGGCATTGCGCCCACCTACCGCTGGGGCATCGGCTCGCGCGACGAGTTCTCGGTGGGCCTCTACCACCTGGAATCCGAAGGACGGCCGAACTACAACCACCCCTGGTTCACCCAGAACGGCGTGATCCAGCCCACGCTGTCAGCGCGCAACTACTACGGACTGGCCAGCGACCACCTCAACACATCGGCCGACTACGTCACGCTCAGTCACACCCACCGTTTTGACCGCCAGAACTCGTTGACAACGCGCGTGCGCCATGGCCGCTACGAACGCGACCTGTGGGCCAGCGTGATCGGTTTCCGCCCGGCGGCCGAACAACCTGGCGGCGTGGCTGTTTCGCCATCCACCCTCGGCCCCAACACGGTGCTCGGCCGCACGCCCAAGGGCCGCATCGGCGTCAGTGAAACCACGCAGATCCAGAGCGACTTTGTGGGCACCTTCAATGGCCTGGGCAAGAAGCACGACTTGCTCGCCGGCCTGGACCTCTACCAGGACGACGCCAGGCGCGCCAACAGCTTCGCGGGTGCCAACAGCGGCCTCACCACCACGGTGGGCACGCCCAACGACGGCGACTCGCGCGCCGACCTGCGTGGTGCCGTGCCGTTCAACACCTTCGATGCGCGCAACATCGGTCTGTACGTGCAGGACACGGTCAGCCTGACCTCCACCGTCAAGCTCATCGGCGGCCTGCGCTACGACAACTTCAGAGCCACCTACGTGACCAACACCGGCGTGGCCAACGATGTGTCGGCGAACCTGTGGAGCCCACGCGTGGGCGCCACGTTCCAGCCCGATGACGACACCTCGTACTACGTGTCGTTCGGCACCTCGTTCAACACCTCGGGCGACACCTACCAGTTCACGCCGGGCGCCCCCAACACCCGGGACGCCAACACGCCACCCGAGAAGAGCCGCAACCTGGAAATCGGCGGCAAGTTCGAGCTGTTCGAAAAACGCGCATCCCTGGGCGCGGCGCTCTTCTACTCGGAGAAATACAACGAACGCAACACCGACCCGGACACCGCCAGCCAGCAACAGCTGCTCTCGGGCAAGCGCCACGCGGCGGGCATGGAGTTCAACCTGTCCGGTCGCATCACGCCAAAGTGGGACATCTTCTACAACCACACCTGGATCCCGAGCGCGAAGATCGACCAGAGCAACGTGGCTCGCAACGCCGCCGGCACGGGCGCACAGGTGCAGGGCGACCGCCCCGCCCTCACACCCAAGCACAGCGCCAGCCTGTGGACCACCTACCTGGTGTTGCCCAAGCTGCGCGTCGGTGGTGGCCTGAACTACCGGGGCAAACAGAGCCCGGAAGGCGCGCGTCATCTCGTGGCCGACAGCTTCGTCACGTTCGACGCCATGGCCGAATACACGATCACCGAAACCACCACGCTCAAGCTCAACGTCACCAACCTGACCGACGAGCTCTACGCCGACTCGCTGTACCGCGGCTTCTACGTCCCGGGTGCTGCGCGCAGTGTCCAGTTGACCTTGAAGAAGCTGTTCTGA
- a CDS encoding Fe2+-dependent dioxygenase, which translates to MLLHLKNILTAPEIDTARSLLGPQAAWIDGRSSAGVQALGQKNNQQLAQDSDAAQSLRGIVLAAVNRDPLFFSAALPRKVFNPLFNRYSGDSNAYGAHVDGAVLHSKATQQWVRSDISCTLFLSEPDSYDGGELIVQDTFGEQRIKLPAGDMVIYPGSSVHRVEPVTRGERIASFFWVESMVRSDEHRRLLFDLDMNLLALRKRHGETSEATALTGTYHNLLRLWAHT; encoded by the coding sequence ATGCTGCTGCACCTCAAGAACATCCTCACCGCCCCTGAGATCGACACGGCCCGCTCCCTGCTGGGCCCACAGGCGGCCTGGATCGACGGTCGCAGCAGCGCGGGCGTGCAGGCCCTGGGTCAGAAGAACAACCAGCAACTCGCTCAAGACAGCGATGCCGCGCAGTCCCTGCGCGGCATCGTGCTGGCGGCAGTCAACCGCGACCCGCTGTTTTTCTCGGCCGCCTTGCCACGCAAGGTGTTCAACCCGCTGTTCAACCGCTACAGCGGAGACTCCAATGCCTACGGCGCGCATGTGGACGGCGCCGTGCTGCATTCCAAAGCCACCCAGCAATGGGTGCGTTCCGACATCTCCTGCACCCTGTTCCTGAGCGAGCCCGACAGCTACGACGGCGGCGAACTGATCGTGCAGGACACCTTTGGCGAGCAGCGCATCAAGCTGCCCGCCGGCGACATGGTCATCTACCCCGGCTCCAGCGTGCACCGCGTCGAACCGGTCACGCGAGGCGAGCGCATCGCGAGTTTTTTCTGGGTTGAGAGCATGGTGCGCAGCGACGAACACCGCCGCCTGCTGTTCGACCTCGACATGAACCTTCTCGCGCTGCGAAAGCGCCACGGCGAAACCTCGGAAGCCACAGCCCTGACCGGCACTTACCACAACCTCCTGCGCCTGTGGGCCCACACATGA
- the ahpF gene encoding alkyl hydroperoxide reductase subunit F — MLDTNLKTQLQAYLGKLQRPIRLIASLDASAGAAEMKELLQEIAELSDLVSFDETGTDARKPSFVIAREGEASGVRFAAIPLGHEFTSLVLALLWTGGHPPKVEAGVIDQIKGLEGDFRFEMYMSLSCHNCPDVVQALSLMSIINPAVKAVVIDGGLYQAEVEERQILAVPMVFLNGELFGSGRMTLEEIVAKLDVKSDEREAAKLNAKDPFDVLIVGGGPAGAAAAVYAARKGIRVGVAAERFGGQTNDTMAIENYISVLETDGPKFAAALEAQVRHYDVDIMNLQRADKIIPATESGGLVRVQMANGAVLQSRSVILSTGARWRNVNVPGEAEYKNKGVAYCPHCDGPLFKGKSVAVIGGGNSGVEAAIDLAGIVKHVTLVEFADALKADAVLVSKLKSLPNVTINVNAQTTEITGAGGKVNGLSFKDRVSGDVKHVELEGVFVQIGLVPNTEWLKGTVDLSRYGEIEVDAKGHTNVPGVFAAGDCTTVPYKQIVIAAGDGSKAALSAFDYLIRQPVVVSETAEAVAA, encoded by the coding sequence ATGCTCGACACCAACCTCAAGACCCAGTTGCAGGCTTACCTCGGCAAGTTGCAGCGGCCCATCCGCCTGATCGCATCGCTCGACGCCAGCGCTGGTGCGGCCGAGATGAAAGAGTTGCTGCAGGAGATCGCCGAGCTGTCCGACCTGGTGAGCTTTGATGAGACAGGCACCGATGCGCGCAAGCCGTCGTTCGTGATTGCCCGCGAAGGCGAGGCCTCCGGCGTGCGTTTTGCTGCCATCCCGCTGGGCCACGAGTTCACCTCGCTGGTGCTCGCGCTGCTGTGGACCGGTGGCCATCCGCCGAAGGTTGAGGCCGGTGTGATCGATCAGATCAAAGGTCTGGAAGGTGATTTCCGCTTCGAGATGTACATGAGCCTCTCGTGCCACAACTGCCCTGACGTGGTGCAGGCCTTGTCGCTGATGTCCATCATCAACCCCGCCGTGAAGGCCGTGGTGATCGACGGAGGGCTGTACCAGGCCGAGGTCGAAGAGCGCCAGATCCTGGCCGTGCCCATGGTCTTCCTCAACGGCGAACTGTTTGGCTCGGGCCGCATGACGCTGGAAGAGATCGTGGCCAAGCTGGACGTGAAGTCCGACGAGCGCGAAGCCGCCAAACTCAACGCCAAGGACCCGTTCGACGTGTTGATCGTCGGCGGTGGCCCGGCTGGTGCAGCCGCCGCGGTGTACGCCGCGCGCAAAGGTATCCGCGTGGGCGTGGCCGCCGAGCGCTTCGGTGGTCAGACCAACGACACGATGGCGATCGAGAACTACATCAGCGTGCTGGAGACCGACGGGCCGAAGTTTGCTGCCGCGCTCGAAGCCCAGGTGCGCCACTACGACGTGGACATCATGAACCTGCAGCGCGCCGACAAGATCATTCCCGCCACCGAGTCGGGCGGCCTGGTGCGGGTGCAGATGGCCAACGGTGCGGTGCTGCAGTCGCGCAGCGTGATCCTGTCCACCGGTGCGCGCTGGCGCAATGTGAATGTGCCTGGCGAAGCTGAGTACAAGAACAAGGGCGTGGCCTACTGCCCGCACTGCGACGGTCCGCTCTTCAAGGGCAAGAGCGTGGCAGTGATTGGTGGTGGCAACTCCGGCGTGGAGGCCGCGATCGATCTGGCTGGCATCGTGAAGCACGTGACGCTGGTCGAGTTCGCCGACGCGCTCAAGGCCGACGCGGTGCTGGTGAGCAAGCTGAAAAGCCTGCCCAACGTGACCATCAACGTGAACGCGCAGACCACCGAGATCACGGGTGCTGGCGGCAAGGTCAACGGCCTGTCGTTCAAGGACCGCGTGAGTGGCGATGTGAAACACGTGGAGCTCGAGGGCGTGTTCGTCCAGATCGGACTGGTGCCCAACACCGAGTGGCTCAAGGGCACGGTGGACCTCAGCCGCTACGGCGAAATCGAGGTGGATGCCAAGGGCCACACCAACGTACCCGGCGTGTTTGCCGCGGGTGACTGCACCACCGTGCCGTACAAGCAGATCGTGATCGCTGCGGGTGATGGTTCCAAGGCCGCGCTCAGCGCCTTCGACTACCTGATCCGCCAGCCCGTGGTGGTCTCGGAAACGGCTGAGGCAGTCGCCGCCTGA
- a CDS encoding alpha-hydroxy acid oxidase, translating to MNPSLLADTLPDGMFTLADHEHQAGLRLSEAVRAYFNGGAADQLTLRANTRAWQDIALLPRVMRPLASGHTRVELLGRTLAHPLLVAPMAYQALAHAMGEQATAIAAAALGTGLVLSTQSSTRLEQVARAYLPDAGRGPLWFQLYLQPDRGFLRELIQRTEAAGFEALVLTVDAPVHGARDAERRAGFELPPHVSAVNLNGMRLPPTTALQPGQSALFDGLLTHAPTWDDIAWLRSITRLPVLLKGVVHPDDARQALTCGAAGVIVSNHGGRTLDTMPATAALLPRVVQAVAGDAPVLVDGGIRRGTDVLKAMALGASAVLVGRPVLHGLANAGANGVAHVLRLLRDELEIAMALTGCRTLADAPGALWAQAHSR from the coding sequence ATGAACCCCTCCCTGCTCGCCGACACCTTGCCCGATGGCATGTTCACACTCGCCGACCATGAGCACCAAGCCGGCTTGCGCCTGAGCGAAGCGGTCCGGGCCTATTTCAACGGCGGCGCCGCCGACCAGCTCACCCTGCGCGCCAACACACGGGCCTGGCAAGACATCGCTCTGCTTCCCCGGGTGATGCGGCCCCTGGCCAGTGGCCACACCCGCGTCGAGCTGCTGGGCCGCACGCTGGCCCACCCGCTGCTGGTCGCGCCCATGGCCTATCAGGCGCTGGCCCACGCCATGGGCGAACAGGCCACAGCCATCGCAGCCGCTGCGCTCGGTACCGGACTGGTGCTCAGCACCCAGTCCAGCACCCGGCTGGAACAGGTGGCGCGCGCCTACCTGCCAGATGCCGGGCGCGGCCCGTTGTGGTTCCAGCTCTATCTGCAGCCCGACCGCGGTTTCCTGCGGGAACTCATTCAACGCACCGAGGCTGCCGGCTTTGAGGCCCTGGTGCTCACGGTGGACGCTCCGGTCCATGGTGCGCGCGATGCCGAGCGCCGCGCCGGCTTCGAGCTTCCGCCTCACGTGTCGGCGGTCAATCTGAATGGCATGCGCCTGCCACCCACCACGGCCTTGCAGCCCGGCCAAAGTGCACTGTTCGACGGTCTGCTCACGCATGCGCCCACCTGGGACGACATCGCCTGGCTTCGCTCCATCACCCGCCTGCCCGTGCTGCTCAAGGGGGTGGTGCACCCGGACGACGCACGCCAGGCGTTGACCTGCGGTGCGGCCGGGGTGATCGTCTCCAACCACGGTGGGCGCACACTCGACACCATGCCCGCCACCGCCGCACTGCTGCCGCGTGTGGTGCAGGCCGTTGCCGGTGATGCACCGGTGCTGGTGGACGGCGGCATCCGCCGTGGCACCGATGTGCTCAAGGCCATGGCGCTTGGTGCATCGGCCGTGCTGGTCGGCCGTCCCGTGCTGCACGGTCTGGCCAACGCGGGCGCCAACGGTGTGGCACACGTGCTGCGCCTGCTGCGCGACGAACTCGAGATTGCCATGGCGCTCACCGGCTGCCGCACCCTGGCCGATGCGCCAGGGGCGCTGTGGGCCCAGGCGCACAGCCGTTGA
- the ahpC gene encoding alkyl hydroperoxide reductase subunit C has translation MSLINTTVQPFKAEAFHNGKFVPVSDASLRGEWSVLIFMPAAFTFNCPTEVEDAADNYAEFQKVGAEVYIVTTDTHFAHKVWHETSPAVGKAKFPLIGDPTHTLTRAFGVHIEEEGLALRGTFIINPEGVIKTAEIHDNAIARDVKETLRKLKAAQFVANNPGQVCPAKWNEGAKTITPSLDLVGKI, from the coding sequence ATGTCCCTGATCAACACCACCGTCCAGCCCTTCAAGGCCGAAGCCTTCCACAACGGCAAGTTCGTGCCCGTGTCCGACGCCAGCCTGCGCGGCGAATGGTCGGTCCTGATCTTCATGCCCGCTGCTTTCACCTTCAACTGCCCGACCGAAGTGGAGGACGCTGCAGACAACTACGCAGAGTTCCAGAAGGTCGGTGCCGAGGTCTACATCGTGACCACCGACACCCACTTCGCGCACAAGGTGTGGCACGAGACCTCGCCCGCCGTGGGCAAGGCCAAGTTCCCCCTGATCGGTGACCCGACCCACACGCTGACCCGCGCCTTTGGCGTGCACATCGAAGAAGAAGGCCTGGCACTGCGCGGCACCTTCATCATCAACCCCGAAGGCGTGATCAAGACCGCCGAAATCCACGACAACGCGATCGCTCGCGACGTGAAGGAAACCCTGCGCAAGCTCAAGGCCGCCCAGTTCGTGGCCAACAACCCTGGCCAGGTCTGCCCCGCCAAGTGGAATGAAGGCGCCAAGACCATCACGCCTTCGCTGGACCTCGTTGGAAAAATCTAA